The Candidatus Koribacter versatilis Ellin345 genome has a segment encoding these proteins:
- a CDS encoding PilZ domain-containing protein, which yields MGPTRKESRIPAVVPIRISAINEDGDSVNCLAHTLNVSRRGARIAGVTLPLRLGVVIRITRGRAAANFRVVWVGTKETNSHQHIGVESLELVSNFWGLEQLQPVSADAEREGQQRRISSK from the coding sequence ATGGGTCCCACAAGAAAAGAATCAAGAATTCCGGCCGTAGTTCCGATTCGTATCTCCGCCATCAATGAAGACGGCGATTCAGTGAACTGTCTCGCGCACACGCTCAACGTGTCCCGACGCGGCGCCCGCATTGCCGGCGTCACTCTGCCCTTGCGTCTCGGTGTCGTCATTCGTATTACGCGCGGGCGAGCCGCTGCTAACTTCCGCGTCGTTTGGGTCGGAACGAAGGAAACGAACTCCCACCAGCACATCGGCGTGGAGAGTCTTGAGTTGGTCAGCAATTTCTGGGGACTCGAGCAGCTTCAACCGGTCTCAGCCGACGCCGAACGCGAAGGCCAGCAGCGCCGCATCTCTTCCAAATAA
- a CDS encoding glycoside hydrolase family 2 protein produces MARRTALKRYLLAPLAAVILISTFSAAQAAAPAPTDAAAAHREAALRQTQKLDKNWAIQSSCKVQAKGPEISTAAFKATGWIPTSVPSTVFAAQVTAGIFKDPFFGMNLRQIPGVTYPIGTVFARRDMDPDSPYACSWWYRTEFTASAAQKGRHANLHFNGITYRANIWMNGKQIADKDHIVGTYRHYELPVELKTGTNVLAVEVTATAGNELGYNWVDWNPSPPDKNMGLWREVFLSYNGGVAVRNPQINSHVADDLSTASLEVSAEVRNDSDAPVEGTLRASMPGVNIEQKVTLAKGENKLVTFDPQQFKQLVIQHPKLWWPAQMGLPTLHNMKFEFVAGGKVTDESTLRFGIREVKGVLGDNDKGRLISINGRRILIRGGGWAPDMMLRFSRARLESELHYVLDMHLNAIRLEGKMENPELYDVADEYGVLVMAGWCCCDWWEQWEKWKPENFDVAYASLRSQMYELRQHPSVFLWLNGSDNPPIAEVESKYLAIEKEMNIQIPTMSSATAKVTEVTGRTGGKMSGPYDYVPPDYWMQDKILGGSFSFNTETSAGAAPLTMKSLKKTIPADHLWPIDEVWNYHAGGGEFKDIHRFTNAMTQRYGAANSAEEFATKGQAMAYENERAMYEGYSRNKYSSTGVIQWMLNNAWPGIIWHLYDYYLTPAGGYFGTKKACEPVHVAYSYDDNSIAVINSTYEPVKGLKVTARVLNFDLSEKFSKTATVDVDADGVAKPITLPNIDGLSTTYFVRLDAEDAQGKPVSNNFYWLSTKADTFDASKSTFFDSEITGWGDLTQLNSLEKVKPEVHATVEHKDGKVVVRVGLQNASTSLAFMTHLAIAKGKGGDDIAPILWSDNYVSMLPKEKRELTATFDAKELDGKTPVLEVDGWNITPGAVPLSAAAASK; encoded by the coding sequence ATGGCCAGGAGAACCGCCCTGAAACGCTATCTACTAGCTCCGCTCGCAGCCGTTATTCTCATTTCGACCTTCAGCGCCGCTCAGGCCGCCGCTCCAGCCCCCACCGACGCAGCTGCTGCGCATCGTGAGGCTGCACTGCGCCAGACCCAGAAACTCGACAAGAACTGGGCGATCCAGTCTTCCTGTAAGGTGCAAGCCAAAGGCCCTGAGATTTCCACCGCGGCCTTCAAAGCTACCGGATGGATCCCGACTTCAGTACCTTCGACCGTATTTGCGGCGCAAGTCACGGCGGGGATTTTCAAAGATCCGTTCTTCGGAATGAATCTGCGCCAGATTCCCGGCGTCACCTATCCAATTGGAACGGTATTTGCACGCCGCGACATGGATCCCGATAGCCCCTACGCGTGCTCGTGGTGGTACCGCACTGAGTTTACCGCGTCTGCGGCCCAAAAAGGGCGTCACGCGAATCTTCATTTCAATGGGATTACGTATCGCGCCAACATTTGGATGAACGGAAAGCAGATTGCCGATAAGGACCACATTGTCGGCACCTACCGGCACTACGAACTTCCCGTGGAATTGAAGACTGGAACCAACGTCCTCGCCGTAGAAGTGACCGCGACCGCCGGTAACGAACTGGGCTACAACTGGGTGGATTGGAACCCCTCGCCGCCGGACAAGAACATGGGCCTGTGGCGTGAAGTGTTCCTCAGCTATAACGGCGGCGTAGCGGTGCGCAATCCGCAGATCAACAGCCATGTGGCCGACGACCTGAGCACCGCCTCACTCGAAGTCAGCGCGGAAGTTCGCAACGACAGCGACGCGCCCGTGGAAGGCACGCTGCGCGCTTCGATGCCGGGCGTAAACATCGAGCAGAAGGTGACCCTCGCGAAGGGCGAGAACAAGCTGGTCACGTTCGATCCGCAACAGTTCAAGCAGTTGGTTATCCAGCACCCGAAGCTATGGTGGCCAGCGCAGATGGGCCTGCCCACGCTGCACAATATGAAATTTGAATTCGTCGCTGGTGGCAAAGTGACGGACGAGTCCACCTTGCGCTTCGGTATCCGTGAAGTGAAAGGCGTGCTCGGTGATAACGACAAGGGCCGCCTTATTTCCATCAACGGACGCCGCATTTTGATTCGCGGTGGCGGCTGGGCGCCGGACATGATGCTGCGCTTCTCGCGCGCCCGGCTGGAGAGCGAACTGCACTACGTGCTCGACATGCACCTGAACGCGATCCGTCTTGAAGGCAAGATGGAAAACCCCGAACTCTACGATGTGGCAGACGAGTACGGCGTGTTGGTGATGGCGGGCTGGTGCTGCTGCGATTGGTGGGAGCAGTGGGAAAAGTGGAAGCCGGAAAATTTCGATGTCGCGTATGCTTCCCTGCGCTCGCAGATGTACGAACTGCGCCAGCATCCCAGCGTGTTCCTGTGGCTGAACGGCAGCGACAATCCGCCGATCGCGGAGGTGGAGTCGAAGTATCTCGCGATCGAAAAAGAAATGAACATCCAGATACCGACGATGTCGTCCGCGACCGCGAAGGTGACGGAGGTCACCGGGCGCACGGGCGGGAAGATGAGCGGCCCGTACGATTACGTCCCGCCGGATTACTGGATGCAGGACAAGATTCTTGGCGGCAGCTTCAGCTTCAACACCGAAACCAGCGCCGGCGCCGCACCGCTGACGATGAAGTCGCTGAAGAAGACGATTCCAGCCGACCATCTATGGCCGATTGATGAGGTCTGGAACTACCATGCGGGCGGCGGCGAGTTTAAAGACATCCACCGCTTTACCAACGCGATGACACAGCGTTATGGCGCTGCGAATTCCGCGGAAGAGTTCGCGACCAAGGGCCAGGCCATGGCATACGAAAATGAGCGCGCCATGTACGAAGGCTATTCCCGCAACAAGTACAGCTCTACGGGCGTGATCCAGTGGATGCTGAACAATGCGTGGCCGGGGATCATCTGGCACCTGTACGACTACTACCTCACTCCCGCAGGCGGCTACTTTGGCACTAAAAAGGCTTGCGAACCGGTACACGTTGCGTACTCGTATGACGACAACTCCATCGCCGTCATCAACTCGACCTACGAGCCGGTGAAGGGGCTGAAGGTCACGGCGCGGGTGCTGAATTTCGACCTGAGCGAAAAGTTCAGCAAGACCGCAACGGTGGACGTGGATGCCGATGGCGTTGCTAAGCCGATTACTCTTCCGAATATCGATGGCCTGAGCACGACGTACTTCGTTCGTCTCGACGCTGAAGATGCGCAGGGCAAGCCGGTGAGCAATAACTTCTACTGGCTCTCAACCAAGGCCGACACCTTCGACGCAAGCAAGAGCACGTTCTTCGATAGCGAAATCACCGGCTGGGGCGATCTGACCCAGCTCAACTCGCTTGAGAAAGTAAAACCGGAAGTGCACGCTACGGTGGAACACAAAGACGGCAAAGTTGTCGTCCGCGTTGGGCTGCAGAATGCCTCGACCTCGCTGGCGTTCATGACCCACCTCGCGATTGCCAAGGGCAAAGGCGGAGACGATATCGCCCCGATCCTATGGAGCGACAACTACGTCTCCATGCTACCCAAGGAAAAGCGCGAACTCACCGCGACGTTCGATGCCAAGGAACTCGACGGGAAGACGCCGGTACTGGAAGTGGATGGCTGGAATATTACGCCGGGTGCGGTACCTCTCTCTGCAGCAGCAGCAAGCAAGTAG
- a CDS encoding GNAT family N-acetyltransferase, which yields MPAQITLAESPLDIAHVAELFREYAAWLAFPLDFQNFDEELTTLPGKYASPTGRLLLARCDGLPAGCGAFRPLDPKVCEMKRVFVRPEFRGHQLGYAMIVRLISEAREAGYEFIRLDTIPGKMPDANRIYRTLGFYEIPPYYQGNPHADACYLEVRL from the coding sequence ATGCCCGCGCAAATCACTCTCGCCGAGTCTCCCTTGGACATTGCTCATGTCGCAGAGCTATTTCGCGAGTACGCCGCATGGCTCGCCTTCCCGCTGGACTTTCAGAACTTCGACGAAGAACTCACGACGCTTCCCGGTAAATATGCTTCCCCGACCGGGCGATTGCTTCTTGCGCGCTGCGATGGCCTTCCGGCCGGATGTGGTGCGTTCCGACCACTCGACCCGAAGGTCTGTGAGATGAAGCGTGTCTTCGTGCGGCCGGAGTTTCGCGGACATCAGCTCGGCTACGCGATGATCGTGCGACTCATCTCCGAGGCCCGCGAGGCAGGCTACGAGTTCATACGGCTGGACACGATCCCGGGCAAAATGCCGGACGCCAACCGGATTTACCGCACGCTTGGGTTCTACGAAATCCCTCCCTACTACCAAGGCAATCCGCACGCCGACGCCTGCTACCTGGAGGTTCGCTTGTAA